In Bombus pyrosoma isolate SC7728 linkage group LG2, ASM1482585v1, whole genome shotgun sequence, a genomic segment contains:
- the LOC122577808 gene encoding serine/threonine-protein kinase minibrain produces the protein MEYGSGGGGGGGGRGGVQPPSAGARGMAGTDTTDAAWHKHEQMILMESRHKQQLSGRAGAGGGGGGGGGAPLYGRLVAEEPLPPTVCGGAGTGGGTGGVPQETPADIHAMQARIPHRFRDPATAPLRKLSVDLIKTYKHINEVYYAKKKRRAQQMQGEDGSHKKERKLYNDGWDDDNHDYIIKNGEKFLDRYEIDSLIGKGSFGQVVKAFDHEEQTQVAIKIIKNKKPFLNQAQIEVRLLEMMNRADTDNKYYIVKLKRHFMWRNHLCLVFELLSYNLYDLLRNTNFRGVSLNLTRKFAQQLCTALLFLSTPELNIIHCDLKPENILLCNPKRSAIKIVDFGSSCQLGQRIYQYIQSRFYRSPEVLLGIPYDLAIDMWSLGCILVEMHTGEPLFSGANEVDQMNKIVEVLGMPPKHILDQAHKARKYFDKVPTDGSYVLKKSKDGKKYKPPGTRRLHDILGVENGGPGGRRIGEPGHSVSDYLKFKDLILRMLDFDPKTRVTPYYALQHNFFKRTADEGTNTNIAAANSANTSPAVVSMSQDHGLVTMSGQGSNNSGNPMQVSSLPGGYQPMECESSPRHLGNRRVVTTNYPSTSATGVSASGPMSMQSVDSSLIQSSLGSYNSLILPGIPHLPAMMTSPMIQQQNFYNYGYSTTDTHGIVRQPSTVSTGKQRDPEREDSPMVGVCVQQSPVAIH, from the exons TAAGCGGAAGGGCGGGTGCaggcggtggcggtggtggaGGCGGCGGCGCGCCCCTTTACGGTCGTCTAGTAGCTGAGGAGCCATTACCTCCTACAGTATGTGGGGGTGCCGGTACCGGTGGCGGTACTGGTGGGGTTCCGCAAGAAACCCCCGCGGATATACACGCTATGCAAGCTAGGATACCCCATAGGTTTCGTGATCCAGCTACGGCACCTCTTAGGAAACTCAGTGTAGATCTCATCAAAACTTACAAGCACATCAACGAG GTTTATTATgctaagaaaaagagaagggcGCAACAGATGCAAGGAGAAGATGGTTcccataaaaaagaaagaaaattgtacaacGATGGTTGGGATGACGATaatcatgattatattatCAAGAATGGGGAAAAGTTCCTCGATCGTTATGAGATCGATTCGCTAATAG GTAAAGGCAGTTTTGGCCAAGTAGTAAAAGCGTTTGATCATGAAGAACAAACGCAAGtggcaataaaaattatcaagaaCAAAAAACCTTTTCTAAATCAAGCGCAAATCGAAGTGAGGCTATTAGAAATGATGAACAGGGCGGATACCgacaacaaatattatatag ttaAACTAAAAAGGCATTTTATGTGGCGAAATCATTTATGTCTGGTATTTGAACTGTTATCGTATAATCTATATGATCTACTtagaaatacgaattttcGAGGAGTGTCGTTGAACTTAACAAGGAAGTTTGCACAGCAACTGTGTACTGCCCTTTTGTTCCTGTCTACACCGGAATTGAACATCATTCACTGTGATCTGAAACCCGAAAACATACTTTTGTGCAATCCCAAACGAAGTGCGATAAAAATAGTGGATTTTGGTAGTTCATGTCAACTTGGACAAAGG ATATACCAGTATATTCAATCCAGGTTTTACCGGTCTCCTGAAGTCTTATTAGGAATACCTTATGACCTTGCGATAGACATGTGGAGTCTAGGATGTATTTTAGTTGAAATGCATACAGGAGAACCTCTGTTCAGTGGGGCCAATGAG GTCGATCAGATGAATAAAATCGTAGAAGTACTAGGAATGCCACCGAAACATATATTGGACCAAGCGCATAAAGCGCGGAAATACTTTGACAAAGTCCCCACGGATGGCTCGTATGTGCTGAAAAAGTCAAAGGATGGTAAAAAGTACAAACCTCCTGGTACAAGACGCTTACATGATATCTTAGGTGTCGAAAATGGAGGCCCTGGTGGTAGAAGGATAGGTGAACCTGGTCATTCAGTTTCCGATTACCTCAAATTCAAAGACTTGATCCTGCGAATGTTAGACTTTGATCCGAAAACAAGAGTGACACCGTATTATGCACTTCAGCACAATTTCTTTAAGCGTACAGCCGACGAGGGGACCAACACAAATATTGCTGCTGCCAACAGTGCTAACACGAGCCCGGCAGTGGTATCGATGAGCCAAGATCATG GACTGGTAACCATGTCGGGACAGGGAAGCAACAACAGTGGCAATCCGATGCAAGTATCAAGTCTCCCTGGTGGCTATCAGCCAATGGAGTGCGAGTCATCACCTCGTCATTTGGGGAATCGACGCGTTGTTACAACAAACTATCCGTCAACTTCGGCCACTGGGGTGTCTGCATCCGGCCCGATGTCCATGCAATCTGTAGACAGTTCCCTGATACAAAGCTCTCTTGGATCGTATAATAGCCTAATTCTCCCTGGTATACCCCATCTGCCTGCGATGATGACCTCACCGATGATTCAGCAGCAGAACTTTTACAATTACGGTTATTCAACGACTGATACGCACGGAATAGTCAGACAACCGTCGACAGTCTCAACCGGCAAACAAAGAGACCCAGAAAGGGAAGACAGTCCTATGGTTGGAGTATGCGTCCAGCAGAGTCCAGTTGCTATTCACTGA